DNA sequence from the Thunnus albacares chromosome 22, fThuAlb1.1, whole genome shotgun sequence genome:
TCTTCATCTGTGTACTGGACAGAAAGAGcaggaaataaattaaaaacttttACCTCATTTTCACAACTGCTTTAAGGCAGGAAATAttctatgttttctttttttgtcaacaaatcccctGAAACTACCAAACGTGTATaaaatagtcccaaacaaattcactatttactcctgtttgagtaacatttacTAAAACTACAACATCCAGccttcaaaaataaaaaattaaaccaTTTGTGTCCCGTTTATAAAGacttatgtcttcagtaggaaacAATTGGTttggggctgagtgccacagatgGATTAACATcggatttgttgacaataagttAAATATAGAATAACAGCAGTCTAATCCTTTAAGTCAAGCTCAACAGTAGTGTGACACTGTGTAGTTTAAAGTAGTTatatgacaaaatgacaaaagtgTCACTTGATTGTTTGTTCACACCCCGGGTCCCAAAGGCATCTGAatttcacacacagtcataacGGCGGCTGTTGTTTTTACCTGTTAGCGATGAGCTGTAGTATCTGGATGAGGAACTTGCCGAGCCCTTTCCTCCGCACTCTGCTCTCTAACTGCACCTCATAGCTGGAGAGTCGAGACAACACGTTAGACCAGACAGAGTTCGGATGGACTGGCAGGGtcatattgtaaaaaaaagattcattcCACCTTACCGttgaaaataaaagcaacagCTAGGAATGTACAAACTCAAGGATCGGCGTCTTACCAATATAGTACCTCCTCCCCACACTCCACGTCGAACCGGAAGTGAGAGAAGGCCACGGGGGCGGAGTCGCCGTCGCGGGCCAGCAGGTACCACGCTCTCTCGTCGTtcatctcctccctcttttccctctccttcCAGCCCCACTCGCTCTGCTCATACCTACGGCACGGCGGCAAAGAAAATGGGTCAGCTCGAACGAGACCCCCCGCGCGCTCGTTTCACCCTCACATTTCTCACCCGTCATTAGGCCGCTCTAAAAAAAAGGATGTGTTTTCTAAATGGAACAAATTAAGTTTCAACCGACTGCACCCGTTTGCCAAATTGAACACCGCTCGAGTTCTGGCAAACGGAGAGAAGATAAATTGTCGTCATTTCTCGCCCTCTATCTCAAATCGGTCTGCGTTACTTCTCAGCTTCTACCTCGGCTTTCCTTTCCACACGCTCCTCCGTGTGTCTAATTCATCCTCATTTACAGCTgctgggtaaaaaaaaacaaaaaaaaacactgatgcacATCTTTGGTAGCTGTTTGATGTCGCTTTCCAATTCTGCTGCACACAAAAAGAATTTCTGGCTCGTctgcacttcttcttctcccccccccccccctctcgtTTTTAGCTGTAATCTACCAATCATATCTATGTGAATCTGTCCGTTCATATCTATAAAAGACGGGGTCACTGTGTTCCTGAACTACGAGAGCAGAACGGATGTCTTACAGTGTCTGCATGTTGGCTCTGGTGAGTTCGAAGGCCCACTCCACAGACAGCGGGTTGAGGGAGGTCACTCTCTTGCACTCTATCTGCAGGTTCAGCCTGTACGAGAGGACAAGATAACAGGGTCAATAATAGAGTACGAGTGTATGCATGCTGAATGAGAGCGAGGGAAAGTAACAAGGAGGAAGAGATAGAAGCTAAAATACCACCAGTACAATTCTTTTTTTCAACAACTCTCCCCTCTGTGTAGGAAATGAAACAAGTATGCTGTTCATGAAATACTGAATAAGTCCTTTATAAGACTTGAACAACAATACGTACCCGTTTCTGTCGTACTTTTTGAAGGCTGGGAAGGCAGCCAGTGGGTCATCAAGCTGTGAGAAGAAGAGGCAAAATTAACTTTTGAGGCTTTCGAAAATACAAAATGATCAACTGTCTTCTCCCTCCCTTCCAGGCTCAAGTCTCAGCACGCCGCTGTTGGATTTTTTATTGCgcacatgttgtttttctaaaaGATACTGTGGCTTTAAATTCACCTCTGTTTTGATTTTCAACTTCTAAAGAGAGATCATTACTGTGGAGCTGAAACATCCATTTAATAGCTGTTGAGACGTTTCACTcgaaaacaaaaatgtcaacctcatagCGGTGCGAGcgggggatcaccaaagtcattaggattcatcatctgggaacaATGAACATCTGTATaaagtttcatggcaatccatccaatagctgttgacatatttcagtctgaaccaaccAACGTCGCCATCCCTACAGTCACAGTGTGGCTAAGAATGCCAAACATTTACTTGTTCCAGTCTCTTACATATGAGGACTTTCTGCTTTTCTTCGTCTCGtatgataataaactaaatattgGCGGgttgttttgaactgttggttggataaaacaagatatCTGAAGCCATCACCATAAGAGGAAATAATCAGAAGATTACATAATAATGAATTCCCCTTCATTTCTGTTCCTTCAAAAATCGAACCAGTCGAGAACACTTGTGAACGTCCCCAAAACCAGACAGCACAAGAGACTGTATTACTAAGATAAGTATCCCTTCCTAAATAGCTCAATCAGGGCCATACAGGCAGGAAAATTACAGGGCTATTAGCATTATAGCACCATTAGTCAGTTATAATAACACTCGGCCCCTGGGTACAGACATGTAAACTGTGCAGCTGAATTTGGGTAAAACTGAACGAAAATATGATACAAATAAATATCAGTTCAGTCTTGGTATCAGCAGACGCTCGATATTAAAGgatcaagataaaaaaaaaaaaacggttgTTTATGACAGAAGCTCTTGTGTAGGACCCCTTTGTCCCTGTAATGTAATACATCTATGCCCCTCCTATATTAGGAGCGAGGGAAACCTACCAGAATCAGGTTAAAAATCTTAGCAATGAATGGACTATTTGTTTATATGAGACAATAGTCCGAGTCAGAATTCATTACTGTTGGCaagaatataaacaaaaataaatgtgactttGGGAGAATTTCTTGCATTCCTTCTCAGGTGGCGCGTCAACAGTGGGACGGggcgggagagagagatagagagagagagagagagagagagagagagagagcagcgtgCAGCACAGGGCGCCCCATTTTGGGACAAAGTGACACAGAAAAGTAATAAGCCCAGCCAGGCCTGTTGAGAGCTCGTCGAGGAAGCCTCTACGGCTCGGCTCTTAACAAAGCGTGTGAGTTTTGTTCTCCTCTAGGCTCCCGTAAGCTTTACTACACAGTTCTCCCACCTCAGCCTATGTTGCTGTAGCCCACCTCTGAGCTGCGGgagctgtctgctgtgtgtgtgtgtgtgtgttctactTCACGGGTAGGTTTTAATAATGCTGATTAATTATGCATAAAGAAACATATGGCAGTGTATTTGGCTTTTCCTGCCATGTGCATATCAATTACGGGTGTAATTAGGGCAGACGGGACATTCCCAGCTTTCAATGGAAGAAAATGTATGACTTTAACTGAACAGAGGattggggaggaaaaaaaaaaaaaaaaaaagaaattacagcTCACAATTCAGATTTTAAGTGCCAAACTCGACAATCTGAATCCACTGGAAAGCCTACAACAGCATGAAAAGGGGCCAAGTGGTGGAAGcttttatgtgaagcacttcACAGCACCGAGaggacatttatttttaacaacaaAGCAATGCCATTATCGACTGTCAGAACTATGAAGCCGCATATTTGCAATTTGTGTGGCAGTCAGCAAGCAGCCAACACCTCAACCTCTGTTTtgttgatcattttaacccccccccccaaaatacCCTCCACCTGGCCTTCTCCTCACAGTCAAAATAAAATCACCTTATTGGCAGCGTCCACCTTAGCGCAGACGGCGTCCATAGCCGCCCTCTCTTCCAGACGCCGGGCTTTCTTCTCCTTCGCTCGGTTGGACTTCCTctgcacacaggaaatgagGACGGGATGAATGGAGGAAATGTGCGGAGGCGGTAGCGGACATGAAGGAACAGGTGAGAAATgtaaaggaagaggaggaggatcgagaggagagaggacacgtGTAGATGAGGGCAAAAGGACGggaaaaaggggaaaagaaagcaaagagggagaagaaatgAGACAGATGTGTCAGAACTGCATTATTTATTCCCCACGACTCCTTATTCACCCACTCAGGGCACCACTCACCCACTGACAGACAATTAATTATAACTatgcaataaaacacacatgagTGCAGTCTTGCATATAGAAGAATGATGTCTGTACTTCATAATCCTCATCCATCCTCACTTGTTAGCCAGCAAGACACACAGAACAGTAGTAAtccatttatttaatttattaaggattttttttgtgtgcgtgctttttttttttgtcacttaatcaatccttttctttatttcatataATACATAACACATTTAAACTGATCCTTTTCATGTGGATATCCACTGTGGAGCTGTAAGAATAATTTAGTGTTGGCTGGCTCTGATTAAATATGATGCCATTCTTCATTGTGTCTTTAACCGAGCGCCGATATGAGAAACATCAAGTCTGTAATCTCTAGTGattaaatgaaaggaaatttCAAACTTGGTAAAATTACACAGCATAAGGAGCTTGTCTAATAACTGGCTGAAACGGGGGGGGAAAAAGTCAGAGCAATTGTTAGCTATTCAGCTGAGTGTGATTAAAGGACAAGGTAGACTAGCTTGTGAATCATCGTCCCTTTCAAACGATTCAAACGGTGAATGAAACTAAATGAATACTACGATTCAGTCTGGAGGGAGTCTGCCTCTTGTTAATACAATTTATGCAATGAATAGCCCTTGTTAGAGCCATAACTTCAGCCTAAATCTGGAGGGAAAATAAGTCAAAGGAATGCACAAATACATCTCTGTCACTGCCAGTATAATTAGTTACAACTGGATAAAGCAGAAACTGTAGCTGccttgtatgtatgtgtgtatgtatgcatttgCAGACCCCCTTAAACATTAATGTCCTGAagtgctgtgtgtttctgtgtgtgggcCACACGTCAACATGACAACAAAGACTTTATGACACAAGAACAGAACAAACTTCACGCACAAGAATCAAAGTGAGACAAAAGAATGAATCAtgccaaacaaacactgatgtaTATTAGCAACAGTTACACATATAATAAAGAATCTTATGAGTATAGAAACATCAATAGCAGGTTAGAAAGAGCATTTACATTCATATCAGTGGTTTTCCGATGGAGTGTTTAGATCGCTCATGTTTCATATTGCTCTCAGAGTGGGATTATAGTATCGGAAAAAATCCTGACACCAATACTCTAATTTAGTCTGCTCTTGGCTTGATGTCCGCTGCTAGTATCAGCACTGGTGCAGCAATAATTCACACAAATTACTGCATCTATGCCTTTGCAACAGCCAGACCACACACACTTCAAAAGCTGGTATGAATGCTCCAGAATAGCACGCTATTAGTTGTtaaaaaagatgtgtttaaTTACCGACATCTGTAACTTATAGAGAAAATTAATGCTTATTGGCTCTCGGCACAAGTGGTTTGACACTTTGAGTTAATTTTGGGGTTTGTTGCTGGTGAAATGAACCAACTTCATGGCGTTAAAATACTGGAGGTGTGCCACATCACCTGAAATTAAAAAGAACACACCTTCTCTGACattataagaagaaaaaaaaaacaacactttggTGAAGAACTACAGTAACTTTCAGGGGGGAGAAGCAGGGGAGCAATTCCACACAGCAATAGCTACACATTTAGTAAGTGAGGCTGTTCTTTAGGCCATTATCTGCGCACTAAATTGATCATGTGACAAGATGCATCAGGTTCTGGGTGGTTTACCACCTCCACAATACAATTTCCTTGTGGAAAAACCGCACAGgtctctggtttcagcctctGAAATGTGAGAATTGGCTGCATTTGTTTTACAATCAGTGTAAATTTAATATTCTTTCGGACTATTTCAAGACATCACTTTGGCTTCTGTGATATtctgatgggcatttttcaccatttttacattaagactaatcaattaatcaaacaaaaactCTGCAGATTAACCGGTAATGAAAGTTGCAGCCTTACTGCACAGTATCACATTTGAATGCAGACAAGAAGGCAGTACCCATCACAGGAAACCTTACAGCATGTTAATCAAGGTTGCAGTGGCGTGTTTACAGTGCAGAAATGGTGCATTGATGCCTCTtggataaaaaaacaatgtcaatgGACAAACAAGCAGGCATTAGCTCAATCACTTCATTAGACCCAGACCTGGACAAGGATAGGTAGCAATAAGGGAAAGGAATGCATTGAATTGCCAACTTTTAGCTGAGAGCATGAACTCTGTACCAAGCACAGAGAGGCTGCAGACTGAGCTGGTGCTGTGGAAACACGTGGATCGGTTTATCTGGAGTGAAAGTGGAGGATAAAGTCAAGTCTGCTTACAAGGGGGACTGTGGTTAGATAAAAAGTTGTGGAAACTAACTCAGACCAGGCCTGGCTGAAACCGACAAGCACATTATCCAGTGTATTATATCCTGTAGGGCTTCAACAGCTCTGGCTTgctttggtaaaaaaaaaaaaaaaatgtacacaagAAAGTGATTAGCATTCACAGCTAAGCAAAGCGGCCGTCATTAAAAATAGGTATTTTTAAGTGACTTACACAGCTAGCAGGTTAATAAtatctcaacacacacataagggGAAGTTAATTGAGCACAGCGACGAGGACAATGCGGTGATAATGCTGAAAAAGCCAAATATCTGCGGCTAACGCAGCCAACCAACACCTACGGCTACAaccatcctctcctttcttcctttctttctttctcaccaTCACGCATTCACCTTTCATTGTATCACCTCATGAAGCAAAACACGTCAAACTCACCCCCATTTTTGCGGCCGTGTGTTATCGATCACTGCTGCTGAGTTATCAGTATTATCgtgactgcagacagagagaaggcgGCCAGATTAATATGACAATGATAGATAGATGGTGTGCTAACGCGGCTAGCTGGCTAACTACAGCACCGAGCCACggctgtagagagagagagaggagccgCAGTTAGACGCACATCTGATTAAAACGTCTGTGGAAATATTTAGCTGCTTTATTCCCCTTTTAGTCGGATTGGCGCCAAGGCTGCGAGGCTGAATTTATTTCAGGTCCCGtctttgctcttttcttttcctcttctctccgtCGCGTCCAACCATGAGGCCTTCACGTGCTCCTCCAGAGCTCCGACTTCTCAGACTCCACTCAGCCCCAAACGGAAAAGAAAAGTACCGTCAACACAAAGCGACTGCTCTTAAActttttgtaaagaaaaaagatcatattttattcaagGGTTAACcctttttgttacattttattgtacttttaagTACACGGCCTAGTTAAAGTGCAAAAGAGTActatatttatcatttttaacaaAGTTGTGTTTCCTAAATGTTGCTCAGAGAAAACATTAAAGTGGGTAAAAGCTCTGAAGCAGCTCATGTAGTAAAATTAAGTTCAGTTCAGTTGCACTttacaaacaacataaacacagataaCAAAAGTGAATGACATGTAATAAGAACGTGTATTggcaatattaaaaaaaaaaataataataagagacacataaaataaacatagtAATGCAGCACAATTTTTAGCAACTAACGTTGGAGAAAAGTAAACACAAAGCAACTGCTCTTAAACTTgttgtaaaaaattaaaattaaaataaaaaaaatcaaatttataCAGGGGTTAACctttttgttccattttaaaGTACTTTTAAGTACATAGCTTGGGTAAAGTGCAAAGGAGTACTATATTTACCTACTTTTAcctactatatgtatataaagtaacatatCTAATCACATGTAATCATTGAATATGTATCTCAGCACTCTTCTCTTTAAACCTTCTTCTTCAGTCTGGCTTTTGATCAAGAATGATTGATAGACATTTTATTATATCCATGTtgtaaaatttgtattttatttcatctcttattttattattatcagtattatatttTTAGTCCTCCTAATGattttttgcctttgttttgtctttttaatctattttatctattttttaaatctagtttttattttactcttgtATTATTAGTGCTATTATTATAGTagtaattaatatatatatatatatatatatcatctgtgaagcactttgaactgtactaacctgtatgaaagatgctgtacaaataaagtttgattgattcaCTTCTTTGCGCTGTTTGTCATGTTTACAGAAATGGTTTCACTTGTATATTGTCATTCCTTGTGTGTTTATCTGAAGAttgtgtgttgttattctgtgtaagtacactgagagccactaaactggagtcaaattccttgtatgtgtaaacatacttgaccgataaagatgattctgatagTTATCATTTTTAAGTTGTTTCCTAAATGTTGCTCAGAGAACGCATTAAAATGGGTGAAAgctctgttttttgtgttgtatttgactTTTTCCCAAATTGTCACAGCTACAAACTCAACTGTTGATGGATAATTCAACCAACAGTTCTgttcatgtattaaagtttagCTGAGTTTAGTTCAGTTGCACTTTACAAACAACATAGACACAGATAACAAAAGTGAATCATATGTGAGgataaaaatgtgataataagTCAAAGTAAAAAGCACATCAATACCAACAAAAAGGAAAGTagagacacacaaaataaacatagtAATGCAGAACCATTCAACTCACAATAATCATATTCTtagcaaagaagaaaacatttttttaatcatctaaCTGGCACTTTTTCATAAACAAAGAGGCACATTTCTTAAAACTgataacaaaaaacagaaaggagCAACCTTTTACTTGGGTTATTTCTCACAGTAAATATTACTAAAAATTTGTGGCACATATTTTTACCATTAATTGTAGACAccactttaaaaatgaattcattttaaaaagcaatataCACGATATATTGAATTATCTAAGTACCAGTGTGTTGCCTGTGAGGTCGTTCATGTCTGTCTCTGCATCAGGGCCATGTTTCTTACATTGATTCGAACTGCATAACATATCACACTACGTCCTTTGATTAGGAAGTTGAAGATAGTTTAAGACCTGGTGTTTACAGAAAAGGTTCCTGGCAGcggtgggattcgaacccacgccccCGAAGAGACTGGAGCCttaatccagcgccttagaccgctcGGCCACGCTACCACATGTGGAGAGCGCCATCGTGTTGCCTATCTGCTGTAAATATTTCCGACAGCAAGTGAAGGCAGCACTACTTTAGCGCGAATGTGGTTTCCTTGTTTGGAAAGTGACGACAGAGGGCTGGACTGGGTCAAGAAACGCACCACActtcacctttgacctctgcAGTCATTCACATTCCAAATGTTATTATGAAGCCATCataaagacatataaaataacatattatTGTAACCATCAGTGGTGCAGGGAGCCGGGAGTGAGATGTTATAT
Encoded proteins:
- the naa40 gene encoding N-alpha-acetyltransferase 40 isoform X2; the encoded protein is MGRKSNRAKEKKARRLEERAAMDAVCAKVDAANKLDDPLAAFPAFKKYDRNGLNLQIECKRVTSLNPLSVEWAFELTRANMQTLYEQSEWGWKEREKREEMNDERAWYLLARDGDSAPVAFSHFRFDVECGEEVLYCYEVQLESRVRRKGLGKFLIQILQLIANSTQMKKVMLTVFKHNHGAYQFFREALQTVVPNLWVRTPTRGRKFSVKGCKMMNRI
- the naa40 gene encoding N-alpha-acetyltransferase 40 isoform X1, translated to MGRKSNRAKEKKARRLEERAAMDAVCAKVDAANKLDDPLAAFPAFKKYDRNGLNLQIECKRVTSLNPLSVEWAFELTRANMQTLYEQSEWGWKEREKREEMNDERAWYLLARDGDSAPVAFSHFRFDVECGEEVLYCYEVQLESRVRRKGLGKFLIQILQLIANSTQMKKVMLTVFKHNHGAYQFFREALQFEIDETSPSMSGCCGDDCSYEILSRRTKHGEASVGHTHGGGHCGGCCH